A part of Melittangium boletus DSM 14713 genomic DNA contains:
- a CDS encoding RICIN domain-containing protein produces MNRRVSNPNRGSSCLGSAAAALAMLGLLAACGGGADTGAVGVAVSAPLAVDTSPPPPTGRYVLASVLSGHCVEAVAATTDGGKVQQARCDNGLNQAFEVTLEPGRGYKLISVGTGRALDLNGGSMAEGALIQQWSDNNSLAQRFLLRRDQGNRYSLVNAGSDKCVAIAGGSTAQGAGLQQATCDGQAAQRFLLYPQSGTSRSALALGQYTLRPVHSGLCLELEGASTAAGAKVQQGTCTQENPQRFEVLPAANGSYQLQSVHSGLSLDVSGESTASGTLIQQWGYAGGAHQRFTASAVGDAFLLKAVHSGKCLDVKDISAQVGGRIHQWDCSGEGQPNQQWRLVPAAQPQPPPAPSGSPLKLPLELLGNGSPLTPTVAEANLQVDASRIGGVSQLWWQCHRCAFFGAPEFEATSQPPTKVKASVRVLGGVEPSQAGNIPWVDITDATVRLADAERVQGGLTRGGLYTTRMSLVLDAATKARLVAAPRTNLIQFRFNGTDGESNGYRVLALQLQDAQGINQASNPMQFADIQAEKLAGRTWTADVTAGEALWHGQGRLAKSSIVPRTIQAACASCHATDGRDLQYFNYSNNSIVQRSRFHGLTEAQGRQIVAYLRYSQRDVPHVTQAAPWNPPYQPGPGLDGKPIIEWAAGAGLSAVLESPALAFKALFGKPLDDQPLNLSQADVDGVMNAHATLNAREVAMPLQYPDWNAWLPPIHPLDVWPTGADAGGSFENGARWAQGNRQDPRAGANRIETWLKAHANPNGQYGDWSHLTPAERNQIQGYFQLSGWEAYNFLGGGRGNHIARSGEYGAQVGARLLAQRASSSTTASEPSAFTTNAFIERAVMSMLHWNVIKQWEWAHTYGLEGNQKWFIGDYTSATQSWKGRGEARGWPFNTVSVFFLAPHMLYQADETASGQVTREWYLAWERANLAGSYYRTNIWYQMQVTLNPGAQGDWVNFSVDWPYLTGFDEILASTVGTSTPAHANAALLSNIRLLQARIKGAQYVNNDIPLYVASDTGNLINNRGRFGRAQAMKHLIPVNFIDRATTQGTARTPFSQFDQLQPGLHLKVVNGAMNQFNALFADTAPENWRRCDPANTELGESEPYAGFSFCVDATKKPLAQPSPGTYAMNVVDGRATPEQFHQYGLWKVTQMGAEPQRIEKWRAWTQRLWP; encoded by the coding sequence ATGAATCGCAGGGTGTCCAATCCAAACAGGGGCAGCTCGTGCCTCGGGAGCGCGGCGGCGGCACTGGCCATGCTGGGGCTGCTGGCCGCGTGTGGAGGCGGTGCTGACACGGGAGCGGTGGGCGTCGCGGTCTCCGCGCCCTTGGCGGTCGACACCAGTCCCCCCCCGCCGACGGGCCGCTATGTGCTCGCGAGTGTGCTGAGCGGTCACTGCGTGGAGGCCGTCGCCGCCACCACCGACGGCGGCAAGGTCCAGCAGGCCCGCTGCGACAACGGGCTGAACCAGGCCTTCGAGGTGACCCTGGAGCCCGGGAGGGGCTACAAGCTCATCAGCGTGGGGACGGGCCGGGCGCTCGATCTGAATGGGGGCTCGATGGCGGAGGGGGCGCTCATCCAGCAGTGGAGCGACAACAACTCCCTCGCGCAGCGCTTCCTCCTGCGGCGCGATCAGGGCAACCGCTACAGCCTCGTCAACGCCGGCAGCGACAAGTGCGTGGCGATCGCCGGAGGGTCCACCGCACAGGGCGCCGGCTTGCAGCAGGCCACCTGCGACGGTCAGGCGGCGCAGCGGTTCCTGCTCTACCCACAGAGCGGCACCAGCCGTAGCGCCCTGGCCCTGGGCCAGTACACCCTGCGGCCGGTGCACTCCGGCCTGTGTCTGGAGTTGGAAGGCGCCAGCACGGCGGCGGGAGCCAAGGTCCAGCAGGGGACCTGCACCCAGGAGAACCCCCAGCGCTTCGAGGTGCTGCCCGCGGCGAACGGCTCCTACCAGCTCCAGAGTGTCCACAGCGGCCTGTCCTTGGACGTGAGCGGTGAGTCCACGGCCAGTGGAACGCTGATTCAACAGTGGGGCTATGCGGGCGGGGCCCATCAGCGCTTCACGGCGAGCGCCGTGGGCGATGCCTTCCTGCTCAAGGCCGTGCACAGCGGCAAGTGCCTGGACGTGAAGGACATCAGCGCGCAAGTGGGCGGACGGATCCACCAATGGGATTGCAGTGGCGAGGGCCAGCCGAATCAGCAGTGGAGGCTGGTGCCCGCGGCGCAGCCACAGCCTCCACCCGCTCCGTCCGGCAGCCCGCTGAAGCTCCCGCTCGAGCTCCTGGGCAACGGCTCGCCGCTGACCCCGACCGTCGCGGAGGCGAATCTGCAGGTGGACGCCAGCCGGATTGGGGGCGTGAGCCAGCTCTGGTGGCAGTGCCACCGCTGTGCCTTCTTCGGCGCCCCTGAGTTCGAGGCCACGAGCCAGCCGCCCACCAAGGTCAAGGCCAGCGTGCGCGTGCTGGGAGGCGTCGAGCCTTCCCAGGCGGGCAACATCCCCTGGGTCGACATCACCGACGCCACCGTCAGGCTGGCGGACGCGGAACGGGTCCAGGGCGGCTTGACGCGCGGCGGGCTCTACACCACCCGAATGAGCCTCGTGCTCGACGCCGCGACCAAGGCGCGACTCGTGGCCGCTCCCCGGACCAACCTCATCCAGTTCCGCTTCAACGGCACCGACGGCGAGTCCAACGGCTATCGCGTCCTCGCACTCCAATTACAGGACGCCCAGGGAATCAATCAGGCCAGCAATCCCATGCAGTTCGCCGACATCCAGGCAGAGAAGCTGGCCGGCCGGACCTGGACCGCCGACGTCACGGCGGGCGAGGCGCTCTGGCACGGGCAGGGCAGGCTCGCCAAATCCAGCATCGTTCCCCGTACCATCCAGGCCGCCTGCGCGTCCTGCCACGCCACCGACGGGCGTGACCTGCAGTACTTCAACTATTCCAACAACTCCATCGTGCAACGCTCGCGCTTCCACGGGCTGACCGAGGCGCAGGGCCGTCAGATCGTGGCCTACCTGCGCTACAGCCAGCGGGACGTGCCGCACGTGACCCAGGCCGCGCCGTGGAATCCGCCCTACCAGCCCGGGCCGGGCCTGGACGGCAAACCCATCATCGAGTGGGCGGCCGGGGCCGGCTTGAGCGCCGTGCTCGAGAGCCCCGCGCTGGCCTTCAAGGCTCTCTTCGGCAAGCCCCTGGATGACCAGCCCCTCAATCTCAGCCAGGCCGACGTCGATGGAGTGATGAACGCCCACGCCACCCTGAACGCGCGCGAAGTCGCCATGCCGCTGCAGTACCCGGACTGGAATGCGTGGCTGCCACCCATCCATCCGCTCGACGTCTGGCCCACCGGCGCCGACGCGGGCGGCTCCTTCGAGAACGGGGCGCGGTGGGCCCAGGGCAACCGCCAGGACCCCAGGGCCGGCGCCAACCGGATCGAGACCTGGCTCAAGGCCCACGCGAATCCCAACGGCCAGTATGGCGACTGGAGCCACCTGACGCCCGCCGAGCGCAACCAGATCCAGGGCTACTTCCAGCTCTCGGGCTGGGAGGCCTACAACTTCCTGGGCGGCGGCCGAGGCAACCACATCGCCCGCTCCGGCGAGTATGGCGCGCAGGTGGGGGCCCGCCTGCTGGCCCAGCGCGCCTCGTCCAGCACGACCGCCAGCGAGCCAAGTGCCTTCACGACCAACGCGTTCATCGAGCGCGCCGTCATGAGCATGCTGCACTGGAATGTCATCAAGCAGTGGGAGTGGGCCCATACCTACGGACTCGAGGGCAACCAGAAGTGGTTCATCGGGGACTACACCTCCGCCACCCAGAGCTGGAAAGGGAGGGGCGAGGCGCGTGGCTGGCCCTTCAACACGGTGAGCGTGTTCTTCCTGGCGCCGCACATGCTCTACCAGGCCGACGAGACCGCCTCGGGACAGGTCACGCGGGAGTGGTATCTGGCCTGGGAGCGCGCGAACCTCGCGGGCTCGTACTACCGGACCAACATCTGGTACCAGATGCAGGTCACCCTCAACCCGGGGGCCCAGGGCGACTGGGTGAACTTCTCCGTGGACTGGCCGTACCTGACCGGGTTCGACGAGATCCTGGCGAGCACCGTGGGGACCTCGACGCCCGCGCACGCGAACGCGGCCTTGCTGAGCAACATCCGGCTGCTGCAGGCCCGCATCAAGGGGGCGCAGTACGTCAACAACGACATCCCGCTCTACGTGGCGTCCGACACCGGCAACCTCATCAACAACCGGGGCCGCTTCGGCCGGGCGCAGGCCATGAAGCACCTGATTCCGGTCAACTTCATCGACCGGGCGACGACCCAGGGCACGGCGAGGACGCCCTTCAGCCAGTTCGATCAGCTCCAGCCGGGCCTGCACCTGAAGGTGGTCAACGGGGCGATGAACCAGTTCAACGCCCTGTTCGCCGACACGGCACCCGAGAACTGGAGGCGGTGCGACCCGGCCAACACGGAGCTGGGTGAGAGCGAGCCGTACGCCGGGTTCTCGTTCTGCGTGGACGCGACGAAGAAGCCGCTGGCGCAGCCCTCTCCGGGCACCTACGCCATGAACGTGGTGGATGGCCGGGCGACGCCCGAGCAGTTCCATCAGTACGGCCTCTGGAAGGTCACGCAGATGGGCGCCGAGCCGCAGCGCATCGAGAAGTGGAGGGCATGGACCCAGCGCCTCTGGCCTTGA
- a CDS encoding AHH domain-containing protein, translated as MEVTTYLDGMLLSGYVQGFRINTDLPEPNAKLHHVKRGDRLEPIAARSYRQGIEPGRDLRYYENVVLYVNQRACRAGIQKINGDVRLVEGHRIWLVSVAFAQRLQGLVESGSLSGGLLARARSVGLHLDDIITSVADSPRHFGSVAGQYKDAIREHLPQIVSIVVIFITAELASAFLATVPTGVSQLAAALIQLGLAAFGAKDMIDAGVEALKYATEWITQAWKAHGDSKQLEAASKSFLQMLMSIAMAALSKAGVKSNFKRGLTLARGVKITPPRLEYMAVASSNGHAVAVPVFRPGSITSTATAMAMSPKPGLAAVLQQGTHGTSATDTPTKPAKEFPDDMELERLLEKAPNGEALMPFVGRPVPKPGTLEFAVLKKELEQAGYVLDVVKEGPQSFRLRRLKGQSQELAQLTVTERGLIALKGDGPSRISVFSRYRKNYLDFIKETAGEVASKAAEARISAGNQLHHLIPDGVAQSHPLILEALERLKGYTIDRGTNIIDMPSIPNAEGQLMHLGNHPKYSAYVRTKLTSAQRALGPLEKVSLQQLHQTLLRIETELRKAIQGIDPLPPHVLKEIAEDGIVVGRKLAMLERPSHEESFPA; from the coding sequence GTGGAGGTCACCACGTATCTGGATGGCATGCTGTTGAGCGGCTACGTGCAAGGGTTTCGCATCAACACGGATCTTCCCGAGCCCAACGCGAAGCTCCACCACGTGAAAAGAGGGGACAGGCTCGAACCCATCGCCGCGCGCAGCTATCGGCAGGGAATCGAGCCGGGGCGAGACCTGCGGTACTACGAGAATGTGGTCCTCTACGTGAATCAGCGTGCGTGTCGAGCAGGCATTCAGAAAATCAACGGAGACGTCCGGCTCGTCGAGGGGCATCGCATCTGGCTGGTCAGCGTGGCGTTCGCCCAACGACTGCAAGGACTGGTGGAGAGTGGTTCCCTCTCGGGAGGCCTGCTCGCCAGGGCCAGGAGTGTAGGACTGCATCTGGACGACATCATCACGTCCGTAGCGGATTCGCCCAGGCATTTTGGGTCCGTCGCGGGACAGTACAAGGACGCCATCCGGGAACATCTGCCGCAGATCGTCAGCATCGTGGTGATCTTCATCACGGCGGAGCTCGCATCCGCCTTCCTCGCGACGGTCCCCACAGGGGTCTCGCAACTCGCGGCGGCGCTCATCCAACTGGGTCTAGCGGCCTTTGGCGCCAAGGACATGATCGACGCGGGAGTCGAGGCCCTGAAATACGCAACGGAGTGGATCACGCAGGCCTGGAAGGCTCATGGGGACAGCAAGCAACTCGAAGCCGCCAGCAAGTCCTTTCTCCAGATGCTGATGAGCATCGCCATGGCTGCGCTGTCGAAAGCAGGTGTGAAATCGAACTTCAAGCGCGGGCTGACGCTGGCGCGCGGGGTGAAGATCACTCCTCCGCGACTCGAGTACATGGCCGTGGCGTCCAGCAACGGCCATGCGGTGGCTGTCCCCGTCTTCCGACCTGGAAGTATCACGTCCACGGCTACGGCCATGGCCATGAGTCCCAAGCCTGGGCTCGCCGCGGTGCTCCAACAAGGAACTCACGGCACCAGCGCGACGGACACGCCCACAAAGCCAGCCAAGGAATTCCCCGATGACATGGAACTGGAGCGGTTGTTGGAGAAGGCGCCGAACGGCGAGGCGCTCATGCCGTTCGTGGGACGTCCCGTTCCGAAGCCGGGCACGCTGGAGTTCGCCGTGCTCAAGAAAGAACTGGAACAAGCAGGTTATGTACTGGATGTCGTCAAGGAAGGCCCTCAATCGTTCCGACTTCGTCGCCTCAAGGGACAATCTCAAGAACTCGCGCAACTGACGGTGACGGAACGAGGACTGATTGCCCTCAAGGGGGACGGCCCCAGCCGCATCAGCGTGTTCAGTCGGTACCGCAAGAATTATCTGGACTTCATCAAGGAAACAGCGGGAGAGGTCGCGAGCAAGGCCGCGGAGGCGCGCATCAGCGCCGGAAACCAGTTACACCACCTGATTCCGGATGGTGTCGCCCAAAGCCATCCCCTCATCCTGGAGGCGCTTGAACGGCTGAAGGGATACACCATTGATCGTGGGACAAACATCATTGACATGCCCAGCATCCCCAACGCAGAAGGGCAACTCATGCATCTGGGCAATCACCCCAAGTACAGCGCCTATGTCCGAACCAAGCTCACCTCCGCACAGCGCGCCCTCGGCCCGCTCGAGAAGGTCAGCCTCCAGCAACTCCACCAGACGCTCCTGAGAATCGAGACCGAGCTGCGCAAGGCCATTCAAGGCATCGACCCGCTGCCCCCTCATGTGCTCAAGGAAATCGCTGAGGATGGAATCGTGGTGGGCAGGAAGCTCGCCATGCTGGAGCGCCCCTCACATGAGGAGTCCTTCCCGGCATGA
- a CDS encoding TetR/AcrR family transcriptional regulator has protein sequence MAQNDDDSVEVAPAQPGRKRDPSRDAQLLEATLEVLAEVGAAGLTMDLVAARAGAGKATIYRRWTSKTELVIDAVAHMKRKQVDLEHLPDTGTLRGDLLGLFKPQSLEESERRLKIMTGLASLLSQDQALADAANAAVVQPWADAHFALMRRAVERGEISASADIGTLSQVIPSMAAYRTLVQRKPIDLAFLVSMVDGVIVPALRRQPSSVALDSTGHEPVPTPSRVDESPSPRRAASVRKRSKT, from the coding sequence ATGGCTCAGAACGATGACGATTCCGTCGAGGTCGCGCCTGCGCAGCCAGGACGCAAGCGAGACCCCTCGCGCGACGCCCAGCTCCTCGAAGCAACGCTCGAGGTGCTCGCGGAGGTGGGCGCGGCGGGCCTGACCATGGACCTCGTGGCCGCGAGGGCCGGAGCCGGGAAGGCGACCATCTACCGCCGATGGACGTCGAAGACAGAGCTGGTCATCGACGCCGTCGCGCACATGAAGCGCAAGCAGGTCGATCTCGAACATCTGCCCGACACCGGCACTCTCCGCGGAGACCTGCTCGGCCTGTTCAAGCCGCAGTCGCTCGAAGAAAGCGAGCGCAGGCTCAAGATCATGACGGGGCTCGCCTCCTTGCTCTCGCAAGACCAGGCGCTCGCCGACGCAGCCAACGCCGCGGTCGTCCAACCGTGGGCCGACGCGCACTTCGCGCTGATGCGGCGAGCGGTCGAACGCGGCGAGATCTCGGCGTCCGCCGACATCGGCACTCTGTCCCAGGTCATCCCCTCGATGGCCGCCTACCGAACCCTCGTCCAGCGCAAGCCGATCGACCTGGCCTTCCTCGTGTCGATGGTTGACGGAGTCATCGTGCCGGCCCTCCGGCGGCAGCCCTCCTCGGTAGCACTCGATTCGACAGGCCACGAACCTGTTCCCACCCCCTCACGGGTCGACGAATCCCCATCGCCCCGACGAGCCGCGAGCGTGCGGAAACGCTCGAAAACCTGA
- a CDS encoding VOC family protein → MTVSVTNHLNFRGDARAALEFYQSVFGGDITLVTYKDAHSVQEPSEADQVMWGQVAAKNGFRVMAYDVPSRMPWDPGKNAFFVSVRGDSEKEISAFWEKLSVGATVAQPLAPSGWAPLYGMLKDRFGITWVLDVATEYKAP, encoded by the coding sequence ATGACCGTAAGCGTTACCAACCACCTCAACTTCCGTGGCGATGCACGCGCGGCGCTGGAGTTCTACCAGTCCGTGTTCGGCGGTGACATCACCCTCGTCACCTACAAGGACGCGCACAGCGTCCAGGAGCCGTCCGAGGCGGATCAGGTGATGTGGGGCCAGGTCGCCGCCAAGAACGGCTTCCGAGTGATGGCGTACGACGTGCCGTCCCGGATGCCGTGGGACCCAGGCAAGAATGCATTCTTCGTCTCTGTCCGCGGCGACTCGGAAAAGGAAATCAGCGCGTTCTGGGAAAAGCTCTCCGTTGGCGCGACCGTCGCGCAGCCGCTGGCGCCGTCGGGATGGGCGCCCCTCTATGGCATGCTCAAGGACCGCTTCGGCATCACGTGGGTCCTGGATGTCGCTACGGAGTACAAGGCGCCCTGA
- a CDS encoding YdeI/OmpD-associated family protein, translating into MHPPEARSFETADQLEKWLKANHATQRELWIRIYKKDSGTPTVTWNDCVVAALAWGWIDGHRKSLDEVSFLQRLTPRRARSNWSKRNREHAERLIAEGRMQPSGLAHVEAARQDGRWEKAYSGSSEMVMPDDFLEELRKNRPAQEFFETLDRGNLFVIYHRLQTARRLETRKKRIRDMLAQLARGEAFH; encoded by the coding sequence ATGCACCCACCCGAAGCGCGCTCCTTCGAGACAGCGGACCAGCTTGAAAAGTGGCTGAAGGCGAACCACGCGACCCAGCGAGAACTCTGGATACGCATCTACAAGAAGGACTCGGGAACGCCAACTGTCACCTGGAACGATTGCGTCGTCGCGGCCCTTGCATGGGGCTGGATCGACGGTCATCGAAAGTCGCTCGACGAAGTCTCGTTTCTTCAACGCTTGACGCCACGCCGTGCCAGATCGAACTGGTCGAAGAGGAACCGTGAGCACGCCGAGCGTCTGATCGCCGAAGGGCGCATGCAGCCATCTGGCCTGGCGCATGTCGAAGCGGCCCGTCAGGACGGGCGCTGGGAGAAGGCCTATTCGGGGTCATCCGAGATGGTCATGCCGGATGACTTCCTCGAAGAATTGCGGAAGAACCGTCCCGCCCAGGAGTTCTTCGAAACGCTCGATCGCGGAAATCTATTCGTGATCTATCACCGCCTCCAGACCGCCAGACGCTTGGAGACCCGGAAGAAGCGAATACGAGACATGCTCGCGCAGCTGGCGCGTGGCGAAGCGTTTCACTGA
- a CDS encoding LysR family transcriptional regulator, which yields MDLNAVMMFNRVVKFGSFSKAATELGVTKSTISKKIAELESHLGTTLLRRTTRSLQLTDMGKQFHEQSSRGLSEIKKATEQAQAAGAEPQGRLRITAPSDFAMSVIAPLLAGFLETYPRISLEMMLTDKILDLVNDNIDVAIRIGPMLDSTLSAKKVGRDVFQLVASPLYIKRSPSLQEPGDLKKHDCLVFVPKPAMRSWRLKSGASRTTFEPESKFLSNNVSAVKALVVEGAGVALLPVSNCWEEIKAKRIKVVMPEWSMEDTPIHFVFQKHGFTPPKVLVFISYMEQKMRPLFI from the coding sequence GTGGATCTGAATGCGGTGATGATGTTCAATCGGGTCGTAAAGTTCGGCAGTTTTTCGAAAGCCGCGACAGAACTTGGCGTCACGAAATCGACAATCTCGAAGAAGATCGCCGAGCTCGAGTCTCACTTGGGAACAACTCTTCTCAGACGAACGACCAGAAGCCTTCAGCTGACGGATATGGGGAAACAGTTCCACGAGCAGTCATCGAGAGGTTTGTCGGAGATCAAAAAGGCGACCGAGCAGGCGCAAGCAGCAGGCGCTGAACCTCAAGGGCGCCTACGTATTACAGCTCCTTCCGATTTCGCGATGAGCGTGATCGCGCCGCTCCTCGCGGGATTTCTAGAGACGTATCCAAGAATCTCGCTCGAGATGATGCTGACCGATAAAATTCTCGATCTGGTGAATGACAACATCGATGTCGCAATCCGGATTGGCCCGATGCTGGATTCAACTCTGAGCGCGAAGAAAGTCGGTCGAGATGTGTTTCAGTTGGTGGCGAGTCCCTTGTATATCAAGCGTTCGCCCTCTCTTCAGGAGCCAGGCGATCTGAAAAAGCACGACTGCCTGGTCTTCGTTCCCAAGCCTGCCATGCGAAGTTGGCGGTTGAAATCCGGAGCCTCGAGAACAACTTTCGAGCCAGAGAGTAAGTTTCTCTCGAATAATGTGTCTGCTGTGAAAGCCCTGGTGGTGGAAGGCGCCGGCGTCGCACTCCTGCCTGTCTCTAATTGTTGGGAGGAGATCAAGGCGAAGCGTATAAAGGTCGTCATGCCGGAGTGGTCGATGGAGGACACACCCATTCATTTCGTGTTTCAGAAACACGGTTTCACGCCACCGAAGGTCTTGGTCTTCATCTCTTATATGGAACAGAAGATGAGGCCGCTCTTCATCTGA
- a CDS encoding FAD-dependent monooxygenase, translating into MVGLGISGIATAIRLHKLGWEPVLIERAPERRKGGYFIALFGTGQASAKRLGVMETLVDRSSPQMRTYEIDRGKRRYKGMSFVDVPGAPRPLLRGDMENSLFAALPRDVEIRFATVPTRIEQDGRGVDVTLTHTQSGTSMTERFDLVVGADGMRSTVRQLVFGPHENFFYPLNYMIGACLLRNPVRGYATHEGLVLAEAGRSAWVFPFANHNPTVLFSYRVDDVAAQFRGRPIESLRKAYGPEQAGSVLGQLLDEFEAADEYLFDSTHQVRMKSWHKGRVVLVGDSAWCLTLYSGMGASTGLAGGELLGNMLEKHPDDVERALFQWEEKLRPFITHMQLHGLKTRQFFTPANETQRIIRGATVRLMGNRLIGPLAQKILRNNKETMLDIVAQESRATVA; encoded by the coding sequence GTGGTTGGACTGGGTATCAGCGGTATCGCCACGGCCATCCGGCTTCACAAGCTCGGCTGGGAGCCCGTGCTCATCGAGCGGGCACCGGAGCGCCGCAAGGGCGGCTACTTCATCGCCCTGTTCGGTACGGGCCAGGCGTCCGCCAAGCGGCTCGGCGTGATGGAGACCCTGGTCGATCGAAGCTCCCCGCAGATGCGGACCTACGAGATCGACCGGGGCAAGCGTCGGTACAAGGGCATGTCCTTCGTGGACGTGCCCGGCGCGCCACGCCCGCTGCTGCGCGGCGACATGGAGAATTCCTTGTTCGCCGCGTTGCCGAGGGACGTGGAGATCCGCTTCGCGACGGTCCCCACCCGCATCGAGCAGGACGGGCGCGGGGTCGACGTCACGCTGACCCACACCCAGAGCGGCACGAGCATGACCGAACGTTTCGACCTCGTGGTGGGCGCTGATGGCATGCGCTCGACCGTCCGCCAGCTCGTCTTCGGTCCGCATGAGAACTTCTTCTACCCGTTGAACTACATGATCGGAGCCTGCCTCCTGCGCAACCCCGTGCGGGGCTACGCCACGCACGAAGGACTCGTCCTGGCCGAGGCAGGGAGATCGGCGTGGGTCTTTCCCTTCGCGAATCACAACCCCACCGTGCTCTTCTCCTACCGCGTCGATGACGTGGCCGCGCAGTTCCGCGGCCGCCCCATCGAGTCGCTGCGCAAGGCGTACGGACCGGAACAGGCGGGGTCGGTGCTGGGCCAGCTGCTCGACGAGTTCGAGGCCGCGGACGAGTACCTGTTCGACTCGACCCATCAAGTGCGCATGAAGAGCTGGCACAAGGGGCGGGTCGTGCTGGTGGGCGATTCCGCGTGGTGCTTGACCCTGTATTCAGGAATGGGCGCGTCGACCGGTCTGGCCGGGGGTGAGCTCCTGGGCAACATGCTGGAGAAGCATCCAGACGACGTGGAACGCGCGCTGTTCCAGTGGGAGGAGAAGCTGCGCCCGTTCATCACCCACATGCAGCTCCATGGGCTGAAAACGAGGCAGTTCTTCACTCCGGCCAACGAGACTCAGCGAATCATTCGCGGAGCGACCGTGCGCCTCATGGGCAATCGACTGATAGGTCCGCTCGCCCAGAAAATACTCCGCAACAACAAGGAGACGATGCTCGACATCGTCGCGCAGGAGTCTCGTGCCACCGTGGCATGA
- a CDS encoding IS66 family transposase has protein sequence MDGVGPGLGDEQIRGTQRLVFCWAHVRREFVEAEQVAPACAQVLSRIGQL, from the coding sequence ATGGATGGTGTTGGGCCCGGGCTTGGTGATGAGCAGATCCGCGGCACCCAGCGCCTGGTGTTTTGCTGGGCCCACGTGCGGCGCGAATTCGTGGAGGCCGAGCAGGTGGCCCCCGCGTGCGCCCAGGTGCTGAGCCGCATTGGCCAGCTGTAA
- a CDS encoding glutathione S-transferase family protein — translation MTTPAAHPSLVLCEVGESGIPHLESVSPFCLKVHRALKYLGLPYARRHGIPVSFKKYHPTGQVPVLLIGEHEAVGDSTDILARLESLAGRTYLEPRDARLAGEATLWEEYADSALSGFLVSARWADERNWPRLRDKVFTGVPAPLRGLTGGLVRNVIVRRLVARDVWRAGPEECWRRFEQQLDALEARAPEEGFWLGPFSVADLALFAQLFSLRQEFTPWQSDQISTRSRLSRYVDRVDAATRGP, via the coding sequence ATGACGACGCCCGCCGCGCATCCCTCCCTCGTGTTGTGTGAAGTCGGGGAATCCGGAATCCCCCACCTGGAAAGTGTCTCGCCCTTCTGCCTGAAGGTTCACCGCGCGCTGAAGTACCTGGGCCTGCCCTACGCGCGTCGCCATGGCATACCGGTCAGCTTCAAGAAGTACCATCCAACCGGCCAGGTGCCCGTGCTCCTCATCGGTGAGCACGAGGCCGTGGGGGACTCCACCGACATCCTCGCGCGGCTGGAGTCACTCGCGGGGCGCACCTATCTGGAGCCCCGGGACGCGCGGCTCGCCGGGGAGGCCACGCTGTGGGAGGAGTACGCGGACAGCGCGCTGTCGGGCTTCCTCGTGAGCGCGCGCTGGGCCGACGAGCGCAACTGGCCGCGCCTCCGCGACAAGGTCTTCACCGGCGTCCCAGCACCGCTGCGCGGGCTCACCGGGGGACTGGTCCGCAATGTCATCGTGCGCAGGCTCGTGGCACGGGATGTCTGGCGCGCGGGTCCGGAGGAGTGCTGGCGGCGCTTCGAGCAGCAGCTCGACGCACTGGAGGCCCGAGCCCCCGAGGAGGGCTTCTGGTTGGGCCCCTTCTCTGTCGCGGACCTGGCCCTGTTCGCCCAGCTCTTCAGCCTCCGGCAGGAGTTCACCCCCTGGCAGAGCGATCAAATCTCCACGCGCTCCCGGCTTTCCCGGTACGTGGACCGGGTGGACGCGGCCACCCGCGGCCCCTGA